A DNA window from Streptomyces canus contains the following coding sequences:
- a CDS encoding ATP-binding protein, translating into MPGYEMSEPQLRCVLPFEAVPAEVRLLRKAAAKQLNLWGVSTATDEAELLVTELATNVFKHVGEGVSATLILERRGERLRLEVHDKSQAVPTSKSGGCDEECGRGLHLLAALAVDWGTVLTAVGKAVWCEIAISSGQACRRIERAVEALERYQGRIGGLGLCGGRRDRALEESAIELIADLLHWTAARGHDPDDMLDRAQVHYEAEADAA; encoded by the coding sequence ATGCCCGGCTACGAGATGTCCGAGCCCCAACTCCGCTGTGTCCTGCCCTTCGAGGCGGTACCAGCGGAAGTGCGCCTTCTCCGGAAGGCCGCTGCCAAGCAGCTGAACCTGTGGGGCGTGTCCACAGCGACGGATGAGGCAGAGCTGCTCGTTACGGAGTTGGCGACGAACGTCTTCAAACATGTAGGCGAAGGCGTTTCAGCGACTCTGATCCTTGAACGGAGGGGAGAGCGGTTGAGGCTGGAGGTCCACGACAAAAGTCAGGCGGTGCCGACATCCAAGTCGGGAGGCTGTGACGAGGAGTGTGGCCGCGGTCTGCACCTTCTCGCGGCGCTGGCGGTGGACTGGGGAACTGTCCTGACCGCCGTCGGCAAGGCGGTCTGGTGTGAGATCGCGATCAGCTCGGGACAGGCATGCCGACGCATCGAGCGGGCCGTTGAGGCGCTTGAGCGATACCAGGGACGCATCGGTGGCCTTGGTCTGTGCGGAGGGAGGCGGGATAGGGCTCTGGAGGAGTCAGCGATCGAGCTGATCGCGGACCTCCTTCACTGGACCGCCGCCCGTGGCCATGATCCGGACGACATGCTCGACCGCGCTCAGGTGCACTACGAGGCTGAAGCGGACGCAGCCTAG
- a CDS encoding helix-turn-helix domain-containing protein: MPERTTTRRRQLGATMRKLRARKGLTLEEAGKLVGVSKATVSRYETQAGPVKWIVVDALCREYGATDAERAAIVRLAKDAKQQGWWSSFADAIPESMNLLLTLEDEAVHESHFACVYVPGLLQTRAYSTALQKANEVPLEPAEIERLVDIRMKRQDILSRPKPPRLWAILDESVIRRLVGSSATMREQLDRLLEANESPHITLQVLPFSKGAHAAALGSFVVIGGAESGLDVVYVDFHTGSLFLEKDEELDRYRLAFEYLRAQALDMEASSAMIHRVRKEL; encoded by the coding sequence ATGCCTGAACGCACCACAACCCGGCGTCGTCAACTAGGCGCGACGATGCGCAAGTTGCGCGCCCGCAAGGGCCTGACGCTTGAGGAGGCCGGAAAACTCGTCGGAGTTTCCAAGGCAACGGTGAGCAGGTACGAAACCCAGGCCGGACCGGTCAAGTGGATCGTCGTCGATGCACTTTGCCGCGAGTACGGGGCAACCGACGCCGAGCGTGCGGCCATTGTCAGGCTTGCCAAGGACGCCAAGCAGCAAGGCTGGTGGAGTTCCTTCGCCGACGCCATCCCCGAGAGCATGAACCTCCTGCTCACCCTGGAAGATGAGGCGGTACACGAGAGTCACTTCGCGTGTGTCTACGTCCCTGGCCTTCTGCAAACCCGCGCCTACAGTACGGCTCTGCAGAAGGCCAACGAGGTGCCGCTGGAACCCGCGGAGATCGAGCGGCTGGTCGACATCCGCATGAAGCGGCAGGACATCCTCTCCCGCCCGAAGCCGCCACGCCTGTGGGCCATCCTCGACGAGTCTGTGATCCGCCGTCTCGTCGGATCGTCGGCGACCATGAGGGAACAGCTCGACCGCCTGCTCGAAGCCAACGAGTCGCCTCACATAACGCTCCAGGTTTTGCCCTTCTCCAAAGGAGCCCACGCTGCCGCTCTGGGAAGCTTCGTCGTCATCGGCGGTGCCGAATCAGGCCTGGATGTCGTGTATGTCGATTTCCACACAGGCTCCCTCTTCCTGGAGAAGGACGAGGAACTGGACCGATACAGACTTGCGTTCGAGTACCTCCGCGCACAAGCGTTGGACATGGAAGCCTCCTCCGCCATGATCCATCGCGTCCGCAAGGAGCTGTGA
- a CDS encoding DUF397 domain-containing protein, with the protein MPVGPQTTSEPAWFKSSYSGGNATECVEAAFVPSGVLIRDSKRPQHRHLTVSALSWAEFLTSSILQQSAINSEPT; encoded by the coding sequence ATGCCCGTCGGCCCTCAAACCACCTCCGAGCCTGCCTGGTTCAAGTCGTCGTACAGCGGCGGCAACGCGACCGAATGCGTCGAAGCCGCGTTCGTCCCCTCCGGGGTACTCATACGGGACTCGAAGCGCCCACAGCATCGGCACCTCACAGTGTCAGCACTGTCCTGGGCCGAGTTCCTGACGAGCAGCATCTTGCAGCAATCAGCGATCAACTCCGAACCGACCTGA